A part of Leptospira congkakensis genomic DNA contains:
- a CDS encoding class I SAM-dependent methyltransferase: MNRDFLPNFKYIFLNPFFITRRFLFLNIQRLSVHIKKGKLLDIGCGTKPYQQFFQEAEYVGMDYAHGINSENPVADVFYDGKNFPFKANTFDYFLATEVLEHVFNPDEFILEIKRVLKKGGIGIVTVPFVWDEHEIPYDFARYSSFGIKALLERNGFQILEQYKTGNFILTLGQLFCTYLYYLFSRKRSVYKLSLPLVFAPIQILTILLSKVLPSNDGFYLDNILLVKKK, encoded by the coding sequence ATGAATAGAGACTTCCTGCCAAATTTTAAATACATTTTTCTGAACCCATTCTTTATCACGAGAAGGTTCCTTTTTTTGAACATTCAAAGATTGAGTGTCCATATAAAAAAGGGAAAGTTGCTTGATATAGGCTGCGGAACTAAACCTTATCAACAATTCTTTCAGGAAGCTGAATATGTTGGTATGGATTATGCGCATGGAATCAATTCTGAAAATCCTGTTGCAGATGTATTTTATGATGGAAAGAATTTTCCGTTTAAGGCCAATACCTTTGATTATTTTTTAGCAACAGAAGTCCTTGAGCATGTTTTTAATCCAGATGAGTTTATTCTAGAGATCAAACGAGTTCTTAAAAAAGGCGGAATCGGCATTGTAACAGTTCCTTTTGTTTGGGATGAGCACGAAATTCCATATGATTTTGCAAGGTATTCATCATTTGGAATTAAAGCATTATTGGAACGAAATGGGTTTCAAATTTTAGAACAGTATAAAACTGGGAATTTTATCTTAACCCTTGGGCAATTATTTTGCACTTACTTATACTATTTATTCTCCCGAAAAAGGTCAGTTTACAAATTAAGTTTACCTCTTGTGTTTGCGCCGATTCAAATCTTAACGATATTACTGTCGAAAGTATTGCCATCAAATGATGGTTTTTACTTAGACAATATTCTTTTGGTTAAGAAAAAATAA
- a CDS encoding FkbM family methyltransferase yields the protein MVLRDLFGEKKDGRYVDIGAYDPFRFSNTNYFYELGWTGINIEPSPDGFNKFEVYRKRDQNLNIGIGLEESELVYYRFEEAALNTFDADRVKFLEENTNYKSKDNVKVKVRPLSNVLRQFSLDKEIDFMNIDVEWNEISVLKSGDWTKFRPKVILIEILNFDLETITNNPIHLLLKELGYYFYCKTPRTCFYLDKNFQP from the coding sequence ATGGTTCTTCGAGACCTTTTTGGTGAGAAAAAAGATGGTAGATATGTAGATATTGGTGCCTATGATCCTTTTCGGTTTTCCAACACAAATTACTTTTATGAATTGGGTTGGACAGGGATTAATATTGAGCCTTCGCCAGATGGGTTTAATAAATTTGAAGTTTATAGAAAACGGGATCAAAATTTAAACATAGGCATCGGTTTAGAGGAATCGGAATTAGTTTACTACCGATTTGAAGAAGCTGCGTTGAATACCTTTGATGCAGATAGGGTCAAATTTTTAGAAGAAAATACAAATTATAAATCAAAAGATAACGTGAAAGTAAAAGTTAGACCACTTTCCAATGTTTTGCGGCAATTTTCCTTGGATAAAGAGATTGATTTTATGAATATTGACGTGGAATGGAATGAAATCTCTGTTTTGAAATCTGGGGATTGGACAAAATTTCGACCGAAAGTAATTTTAATTGAAATTCTAAATTTTGATCTTGAGACGATAACAAATAATCCAATCCACTTGTTATTAAAAGAGCTTGGATATTATTTTTACTGTAAAACTCCTCGCACTTGTTTTTACTTAGATAAAAACTTTCAGCCATAG
- a CDS encoding ABC transporter ATP-binding protein — protein MSLDPINNSEDYAVIVSNITKKYKHYERPRHRIQEMLRPILGKIKPEFDRQYFRDIKALNDVSFSLKKGDSLGIIGRNGSGKSTLLQIIAGTLTPSSGDVLVNGRVNALLELGSGFNLEFTGKENIYLNGAILGFSNSFIKSKYDEIVEFSEIGNYINQPVKTYSSGMFVRLAFSVQALMDPDILIVDEALSVGDVFFQAKCFDLIERMLKNGKTTFLFVSHDIHTVIKYCKHALLLNKGNQVYLGDARVAAGLYYKVEKYNEYELQLEGKRIDSENSNTNKKQNLKLKEDFISPNAIRFSSGSFDRLELIGYSIKNIEHDQEVLYVGDYVRFSFHFLVNDNIETILFALGFTNTANNSIYGKFNFQIDTNKVPRNLKKGEEVTITYDLKLSLLPDDYIIGLTINEMEIENFDIIESLSIQRYASSLINIFTAQITSFKLIVSPKDLFLPFMGLVDLPVELTTEVNGHQ, from the coding sequence ATGAGCTTAGATCCTATAAATAATTCTGAAGACTATGCTGTGATAGTCTCAAATATCACTAAAAAATATAAACACTATGAACGTCCAAGGCATAGAATTCAAGAGATGCTTCGTCCGATTTTGGGTAAAATTAAACCTGAATTTGATAGGCAATACTTTCGTGATATTAAAGCATTAAATGATGTTTCTTTTTCCTTAAAAAAGGGAGATTCATTGGGAATTATAGGTAGAAATGGTTCCGGTAAATCAACATTGCTACAGATCATTGCTGGAACATTAACTCCTTCTAGTGGTGATGTTTTAGTAAATGGTCGAGTCAATGCTTTATTGGAACTTGGTTCCGGATTCAATCTTGAGTTTACTGGTAAAGAGAATATTTATTTAAACGGTGCAATTTTAGGATTCTCTAACTCTTTTATAAAAAGTAAATATGATGAAATTGTTGAGTTTTCAGAAATAGGAAATTATATTAATCAACCTGTAAAAACTTATTCAAGCGGGATGTTCGTTCGATTGGCATTTTCTGTTCAAGCGCTGATGGATCCTGATATTTTAATAGTAGATGAGGCTCTAAGCGTTGGTGATGTTTTTTTTCAAGCAAAGTGTTTCGATTTAATTGAACGAATGTTGAAAAATGGGAAAACAACATTTCTATTTGTTAGTCATGACATACATACGGTGATAAAATATTGTAAACATGCTTTATTGTTAAATAAGGGAAATCAAGTTTATCTTGGCGATGCCCGAGTTGCTGCTGGGCTTTATTATAAGGTTGAGAAATACAATGAATATGAATTACAACTGGAAGGAAAGAGAATTGATTCAGAAAATTCCAACACAAATAAAAAACAAAATTTAAAACTTAAGGAAGATTTCATTTCTCCGAATGCGATTAGGTTTAGTAGCGGGTCATTTGATCGTCTCGAGTTAATTGGTTATTCAATCAAAAATATAGAACATGACCAAGAAGTTTTGTATGTTGGTGACTATGTAAGGTTTTCATTTCATTTTTTGGTGAATGATAACATTGAAACTATTCTATTTGCACTTGGATTTACAAATACGGCAAATAATTCGATTTATGGGAAATTTAATTTCCAGATAGATACAAATAAAGTTCCAAGAAATTTAAAAAAAGGTGAAGAAGTAACGATTACATATGACTTAAAGCTTAGTTTACTTCCAGATGATTATATCATTGGACTTACTATTAATGAAATGGAAATTGAAAATTTTGACATTATAGAGTCACTTTCTATTCAAAGATATGCTAGTTCTTTAATCAATATATTTACTGCGCAAATAACTTCATTTAAGCTTATTGTTTCTCCCAAAGATCTTTTTTTACCCTTTATGGGTTTAGTTGATCTACCTGTTGAGCTTACTACTGAGGTAAATGGTCATCAATAA
- a CDS encoding glycosyltransferase family 4 protein, with amino-acid sequence MILFDFQIFLNQKYGGISLLFAEVMERLHNQRKDFEVPIICTKNENLKNRAYFKPYSFFSFPKDVPEIEDWLWGKSFSGKTIIYPIYKSIKLFYNKIVFRLIYRRNRNLISKRLKSSDVQIFHPTYFDTYFFSLIKNDKRIKKVITIYDLTHERFPGFYKLSDVALKNRKNLCDFSDKIISISESTKKDLLEFYQIPEEKIEVIHLGSNIIKVPDKELNFIWKDYILFVGDRGGYKNFDNFIKGIAPVIYKYKVNLVLLGGKKLSGAEKESLGKLNLLGKTIHINFSSDSELKYYYQNASLFVFPSLYEGFGIPLVDAMALGCPIICSNTSSFPEVVGDAAIQFDPWFSESITSAAEQIFRSNAIRNKMVQKGLVRSKEFTWERCADKHIDFYNRILSEESL; translated from the coding sequence ATGATCTTATTCGACTTTCAAATTTTTTTAAATCAAAAGTATGGCGGGATTTCTTTGTTATTTGCAGAAGTTATGGAGCGCCTCCATAATCAAAGGAAAGACTTTGAAGTTCCCATAATTTGTACGAAAAATGAAAATTTAAAGAATAGAGCATATTTCAAACCTTATTCTTTTTTTTCATTTCCGAAAGATGTACCTGAAATAGAAGATTGGCTCTGGGGGAAATCTTTTTCGGGAAAAACAATCATTTACCCAATATACAAATCCATAAAATTATTTTATAATAAAATTGTTTTCAGATTAATTTACCGCCGAAACCGCAATTTAATTTCTAAACGACTCAAAAGTTCAGACGTCCAGATATTTCACCCAACTTACTTCGATACTTATTTTTTTAGCTTAATAAAGAATGATAAAAGGATCAAAAAAGTAATCACTATTTATGATTTAACCCATGAACGATTTCCTGGATTTTATAAATTATCTGATGTTGCCTTAAAAAATCGAAAAAATCTTTGTGATTTCTCCGATAAGATTATTTCGATTTCGGAATCCACAAAAAAAGATCTATTAGAATTTTATCAAATACCTGAGGAAAAAATCGAAGTAATTCATTTAGGCTCGAACATAATCAAAGTTCCTGACAAGGAGTTGAATTTTATCTGGAAGGACTACATTCTCTTTGTTGGCGATAGAGGTGGTTATAAAAATTTTGATAATTTTATAAAAGGCATTGCTCCAGTAATTTATAAGTATAAAGTAAATCTAGTTTTGTTAGGTGGGAAAAAACTATCTGGAGCCGAAAAAGAATCTTTAGGAAAGTTGAATTTGTTGGGTAAAACCATACATATTAATTTTTCTTCGGATTCGGAGCTGAAGTATTATTATCAAAATGCCTCATTGTTTGTGTTCCCATCTTTATATGAGGGTTTTGGTATTCCCTTGGTTGATGCTATGGCTTTGGGTTGTCCAATAATTTGTAGTAATACTAGTTCCTTTCCTGAGGTAGTCGGAGATGCTGCCATTCAGTTTGATCCTTGGTTTTCTGAGTCGATCACGAGTGCTGCTGAACAGATATTTCGATCTAATGCAATAAGGAATAAGATGGTCCAGAAGGGATTGGTTCGAAGTAAGGAATTTACTTGGGAACGATGTGCAGATAAACATATTGATTTTTATAATAGGATATTGTCAGAAGAGTCTCTTTGA
- a CDS encoding methyltransferase, TIGR04325 family has protein sequence MTNSPIVIFVYNRPEHTKRVIDSLFTNLESSDSDLIIYADYAKNDSHITKVNEVRSYIKSITGFKSIQIIERERNFGLAKSILSGVTDVLKRFETVIVLEDDIVVSPFFLQYMNLGLKKYKDVEKVASIHGYNYPIDTKGLKETFFIKGADCWGWGTWKRVWDQFETDGSKLLTELEDNNLLEEFNYGGHFKFSEMLKKQIEGKNDSWAVRWYASMFLLNKVTLYPKESLIQNIGLDSSGTHCNDDDFLSPSFSNQRVAYFPDKIENDRVARKRLSEYFESLTQQKNRNESKVRKIINLLYRKLFRLLFNNRREKEQDYYFGNFSSWGEAVKLCSGYASEVILEKVKNSLLKVKNGEAVYERDSVLFDEIHYSMPLLVSLLYLASQHEGKLNLLDFGGSLGSTYFQNRKFLNGLSICKWSIVEQQHFVKCGIENFQDDTLNFFNTIKEAVDTNKPNVILFSSTIQYLEDPFEILSQVLEHNFDFIIFDRTPLIYSDKTEHIMIQKVPEEIYKAEIPIRFMNHFSLSTFLAKNYEVFSEFDADEEIFPVDLEIKNKCIIFKKA, from the coding sequence ATGACAAATTCACCAATAGTCATTTTTGTTTACAATCGTCCTGAGCACACCAAACGTGTCATCGATTCATTGTTTACCAATTTAGAATCTTCCGATTCGGATTTAATCATCTACGCTGATTATGCAAAGAACGACTCACATATAACGAAAGTAAATGAAGTGAGGTCTTATATAAAAAGTATTACTGGGTTCAAATCTATTCAGATAATTGAAAGAGAGAGAAATTTTGGTCTTGCTAAATCAATTCTTTCTGGTGTAACAGATGTTTTGAAAAGATTTGAAACTGTTATTGTATTGGAAGATGATATTGTGGTGAGCCCATTTTTTCTGCAATATATGAATCTTGGCTTAAAGAAGTATAAAGATGTTGAAAAAGTTGCGAGCATCCATGGTTACAATTATCCGATCGACACAAAAGGTTTAAAGGAAACTTTTTTTATCAAAGGTGCTGATTGTTGGGGATGGGGAACTTGGAAACGGGTATGGGATCAGTTTGAAACAGATGGTTCTAAGTTGTTAACCGAATTAGAGGATAACAACTTATTAGAAGAATTTAATTATGGGGGACATTTCAAATTCTCTGAAATGTTAAAAAAACAAATTGAAGGGAAAAATGACAGCTGGGCAGTGAGGTGGTATGCCTCGATGTTTTTGCTAAATAAAGTTACTTTATATCCAAAAGAAAGTTTAATTCAAAATATTGGTTTAGATAGCAGTGGGACTCACTGCAATGACGACGATTTTTTGAGCCCTTCCTTCTCCAATCAAAGAGTCGCTTATTTCCCTGATAAAATTGAAAATGACAGGGTTGCTAGAAAAAGATTATCGGAATACTTTGAATCCTTAACTCAACAAAAGAATCGAAATGAATCGAAGGTACGCAAAATCATAAATTTGTTATATAGAAAACTATTTAGGCTATTATTTAACAATCGCAGAGAAAAAGAACAGGATTACTATTTTGGAAATTTTTCATCTTGGGGTGAAGCAGTAAAATTATGTAGCGGGTATGCTTCGGAAGTTATCCTTGAAAAAGTAAAGAATTCGCTTTTGAAAGTTAAAAACGGAGAGGCGGTATACGAGAGGGATTCTGTGTTATTTGATGAAATACATTATTCAATGCCTCTTTTGGTTTCTCTTTTATACTTGGCATCGCAACACGAAGGGAAACTGAATTTACTTGATTTTGGTGGTTCATTAGGTAGTACCTATTTTCAAAACCGTAAATTTCTAAACGGTTTATCTATTTGTAAGTGGTCCATAGTAGAACAACAACATTTTGTTAAATGCGGAATAGAGAACTTTCAAGATGATACACTGAATTTCTTTAATACAATTAAAGAAGCTGTCGACACTAACAAGCCAAACGTTATTCTCTTTTCGAGTACAATTCAGTATTTGGAAGACCCATTCGAAATTTTATCACAAGTTCTGGAACACAACTTTGACTTTATTATTTTTGATCGAACACCTTTAATTTATAGTGATAAGACTGAACATATAATGATCCAGAAGGTTCCTGAGGAAATTTATAAAGCAGAAATTCCAATACGGTTTATGAATCATTTCTCTTTATCTACATTTTTAGCTAAAAACTATGAGGTTTTTTCTGAGTTTGATGCTGATGAGGAAATTTTCCCTGTAGATCTTGAGATAAAAAATAAATGTATTATTTTTAAAAAGGCGTAA
- a CDS encoding glycosyltransferase family 4 protein: MNMKIIFDISVLGWSIRDEKAKTGIFRVIENLLIQFLKDKNLELYLSAIHGNYSDVSEYIKKANLGVVSNQLIFPKGKSPKRDSIFQRLNAIEYNLDKINPSFYDRIQLFVFRFFRFFADILFGLNRYKKSIPSEFRTKEFIFHSPFLPVPSYLACSELHTVVSIYDLIPVLYPEYFMGNNNHLIQKLVKYLNSKTNIITISNHSRNDIIKVIPDSARRTHVSYLAANNIFTKKLFDGYMNEVLDKYRLVPDRYIVSVSTFEPRKNLGIIIEAFLNLNNSADDIQLVLIGTEGWGPSFEETKRRFGEKFNSKVRFLGFIPDNELAFIYSGALFFVYMSLYEGFGLPPLEAMQCGLPVISSNSSSLPEVIGAAGMLIDPMDKASLKEKMELLISDSDLRKSLASLSLKQSSKFTWESTVNCVKEIYCQINEATG, from the coding sequence ATGAATATGAAGATAATTTTTGATATTTCTGTATTAGGTTGGTCGATTCGAGACGAAAAAGCTAAAACCGGAATATTTAGAGTCATTGAAAATCTATTAATTCAATTTTTAAAAGATAAAAATCTCGAACTATATCTATCTGCAATTCATGGGAATTATTCTGATGTTTCGGAATATATTAAGAAAGCAAACTTAGGAGTTGTCTCGAACCAGTTAATTTTTCCAAAGGGTAAGTCTCCGAAGCGGGATTCGATTTTCCAGCGGCTGAATGCGATAGAATATAACTTAGATAAAATTAATCCTTCTTTTTATGATCGAATTCAATTATTTGTATTTAGATTTTTCCGGTTTTTCGCTGATATTTTATTTGGTTTGAATCGGTATAAAAAATCAATTCCTTCTGAATTTAGAACAAAAGAATTTATCTTTCATAGTCCCTTTTTGCCTGTGCCTTCATATCTTGCTTGTTCAGAACTTCATACAGTTGTAAGTATTTATGACTTAATTCCTGTTTTATATCCTGAATATTTTATGGGTAACAACAACCATTTGATTCAAAAACTAGTAAAATATTTAAATTCCAAAACTAACATCATTACAATTTCTAACCATAGTCGAAATGATATCATTAAAGTGATCCCTGACTCAGCTCGACGTACGCATGTTTCATATTTGGCTGCTAACAATATATTTACAAAAAAACTATTTGATGGTTATATGAATGAAGTTTTGGATAAATATAGATTAGTTCCTGATAGATATATAGTGAGTGTTTCCACTTTTGAGCCGCGAAAAAATTTAGGAATTATAATTGAAGCTTTTTTAAACCTAAATAACTCTGCGGATGATATTCAGTTGGTTTTGATTGGGACAGAGGGTTGGGGTCCTTCATTTGAAGAGACAAAAAGAAGATTCGGAGAAAAATTCAATTCCAAAGTAAGATTTCTTGGTTTTATACCAGACAATGAATTGGCCTTTATCTATTCAGGTGCATTATTTTTTGTCTATATGTCTTTATATGAAGGATTTGGCCTTCCTCCTTTAGAGGCAATGCAATGTGGTCTCCCTGTAATATCTTCAAATTCCTCATCGTTACCCGAAGTAATCGGAGCTGCTGGAATGCTAATTGATCCCATGGATAAAGCAAGTCTGAAGGAAAAGATGGAGTTATTAATTTCTGATTCTGATCTGCGAAAATCTCTAGCTTCATTGTCACTCAAGCAGTCTTCTAAATTTACCTGGGAATCAACTGTGAATTGCGTAAAGGAAAT
- a CDS encoding class I SAM-dependent methyltransferase has translation MQIISPISKNSNVTIIKKFSASYLVSQWKQLFEVDVTSDFKSIDEVFLCECNESKIRFYFPLEIAGSDKLYKQLSEKYDWYYGEDKWEFDIGTEIVRKYSPNSLLEIGSGKGHFIKKVMSFVRDAMGIEFNQDALKYAEREKLPIQNQTFSQLIESSASYDFIVSFEVFEHVTDPLGFIESSLRLLNEKGRMLIAVPNRDSFIKYGEVLLDMPPHHMLSLNLDFFKYLTKRFNLELETLKYEPLATYHIDYYINLLREGFSSKVKSTTLGRVFSLFCRIYKIVLSFSFFRSLVKGQTILVVMRKK, from the coding sequence ATGCAAATAATTAGTCCTATATCCAAGAATTCAAATGTAACTATTATTAAGAAATTCTCTGCTTCCTATTTAGTTTCGCAGTGGAAACAATTATTCGAAGTCGATGTAACATCTGATTTTAAATCCATAGATGAAGTTTTTCTTTGTGAGTGTAATGAATCAAAAATTCGCTTCTATTTCCCGCTCGAAATTGCAGGTTCAGATAAACTATATAAACAATTATCTGAAAAATACGATTGGTATTACGGCGAAGATAAGTGGGAATTTGATATTGGGACTGAAATTGTTAGAAAATATTCACCTAATAGTCTTCTGGAAATTGGTTCTGGCAAAGGGCATTTTATAAAAAAGGTGATGTCTTTTGTACGTGATGCAATGGGTATTGAATTCAATCAGGACGCATTGAAATATGCGGAAAGGGAAAAACTCCCAATTCAAAATCAAACATTTTCTCAATTAATAGAATCATCCGCTTCTTATGATTTTATTGTGAGTTTTGAAGTTTTCGAACATGTTACTGATCCTTTGGGCTTTATCGAAAGTTCACTCAGACTGCTAAATGAAAAAGGAAGAATGTTGATAGCTGTTCCTAATCGAGATAGTTTTATTAAATATGGAGAGGTTTTACTTGATATGCCTCCTCATCATATGCTTTCTTTAAATCTAGATTTTTTTAAATATTTGACTAAAAGGTTTAATTTAGAGTTAGAAACTTTAAAATATGAACCCTTAGCAACTTATCACATTGACTACTACATTAATCTATTGAGAGAAGGTTTTAGCAGTAAAGTGAAAAGCACAACTCTTGGAAGGGTTTTTAGTCTGTTTTGTAGGATCTATAAAATTGTTTTGTCGTTTAGTTTTTTTCGTTCTTTAGTAAAAGGGCAAACGATTCTCGTTGTAATGAGAAAAAAATGA
- a CDS encoding DegT/DnrJ/EryC1/StrS family aminotransferase, whose product MIEYENLKLLNAPFQEEIDEAVLRVSKSGWFILGKELETFETEFAAFNGNKYCIGVASGLDALALSLKCYDFPEGMEVIVPSNTYIATILSIMQNGLKPVLVEPSIGTYNIDPTKVREKITKNTCAVMVVHLYGRPCDMDPIVEICNENNLVLVEDCAQAHGAKYNNKNVGTFGYVNAFSFYPTKNLGAFGDAGAVVTDDPDIANKIRKLRNYGSSVKYYNEFVGMNSRLDEMQAAILSVKLKYLNKINQHKKELAQIYDKGLSNHLVKPLPDDKSIYQVHHIYPVRTTSRDKLKAYLLENGIKTEIHYPVPPHKQLALINHQSKDWNITSGTFPIAEEIHETELSLPISFFHSKSEIERVVTVLNRWQN is encoded by the coding sequence ATGATTGAATACGAAAACTTAAAACTACTAAATGCACCATTCCAAGAGGAGATTGATGAAGCCGTTTTACGTGTTTCGAAGAGTGGTTGGTTTATTCTAGGGAAAGAATTGGAAACATTCGAAACTGAGTTCGCTGCATTCAATGGTAACAAATATTGTATCGGCGTTGCCTCTGGTCTAGATGCCTTAGCCTTAAGTCTTAAGTGTTATGATTTCCCAGAGGGAATGGAGGTGATCGTTCCTTCTAACACATACATTGCAACTATCTTATCGATTATGCAAAACGGACTAAAGCCTGTTTTGGTTGAGCCTTCCATTGGCACTTATAATATAGATCCAACGAAGGTAAGAGAAAAGATTACTAAGAATACTTGTGCAGTGATGGTAGTTCATCTATATGGCAGGCCGTGCGATATGGATCCTATTGTTGAAATTTGTAATGAAAATAACTTAGTTTTAGTTGAAGATTGTGCACAAGCTCATGGAGCAAAATATAACAATAAGAATGTAGGTACATTTGGCTATGTCAATGCATTCAGTTTTTACCCTACTAAGAATTTAGGAGCCTTCGGTGATGCAGGTGCTGTTGTCACAGATGATCCAGATATTGCAAACAAAATAAGAAAACTAAGGAATTATGGTTCATCGGTTAAATACTATAACGAGTTTGTGGGAATGAATTCGAGACTCGATGAAATGCAAGCCGCAATTCTTTCGGTAAAACTGAAATATCTCAATAAGATAAATCAGCATAAAAAAGAACTGGCTCAGATTTATGATAAAGGATTGTCCAATCACTTAGTTAAACCGCTTCCTGATGACAAATCCATTTACCAAGTACATCATATTTATCCTGTTCGAACGACAAGCCGAGATAAGCTGAAAGCCTATCTTTTGGAAAATGGAATCAAAACGGAAATTCATTATCCAGTCCCGCCGCATAAACAATTAGCTTTAATCAATCACCAATCAAAAGATTGGAATATTACTAGTGGTACTTTTCCGATTGCAGAAGAGATCCATGAAACTGAACTTAGTTTACCTATTTCATTTTTCCATTCGAAGTCTGAAATTGAACGAGTGGTTACAGTATTAAATCGGTGGCAAAACTAA
- a CDS encoding sugar 3,4-ketoisomerase, producing MEEIIVKNSGYVLLKQFTDQREGSLTVAESDRDIPFAIKRTYYIIQKNASEVSRGNHAHKETVQVIFCLSGSFVLNLDDGNNSQKILMNESHVGVILGKELWHSMESISSGCIMLVYASDYYDEKDYLRNHDEFLEYIADKKK from the coding sequence ATGGAAGAGATCATTGTAAAAAACTCAGGTTATGTCTTACTAAAGCAGTTTACTGACCAGAGAGAGGGAAGTCTGACAGTTGCAGAATCCGATAGAGATATTCCTTTCGCGATTAAACGAACCTACTATATCATTCAAAAAAATGCTTCCGAAGTCAGCAGGGGAAATCACGCACATAAAGAAACGGTTCAGGTCATCTTTTGTCTAAGCGGTAGTTTTGTTTTGAATCTTGATGATGGAAATAACTCTCAAAAAATTTTGATGAATGAAAGCCATGTTGGAGTTATCCTCGGAAAAGAATTATGGCATTCAATGGAATCAATATCCTCTGGTTGCATTATGTTAGTTTATGCTTCTGACTATTATGATGAAAAAGATTATCTTCGAAACCATGATGAATTTTTAGAGTACATTGCTGATAAAAAGAAATGA